From the genome of Longimicrobiales bacterium, one region includes:
- a CDS encoding lysophospholipid acyltransferase family protein — MSELPPPGLLYWFMQGLGRWVWPAFGGFDLRGTENIPETGPFLLISNHQSVLDPFFIQTWLPRPVHPMAKSTQFASPIFSAVMTRCYAFPVRRFQVDPQAVRTALRRLAAGYPVHIYIEGERTWDGSLRPPRPGTVRLALKAGVPILPCAVDGAYDVWPRWDRRFRTGRVKVAFGKPFRLPQIDDRARREAAVPEAGARIIGEISSLLGVSVPTAPDDDT, encoded by the coding sequence GTGAGTGAGCTGCCGCCGCCCGGACTCCTCTACTGGTTCATGCAGGGGCTCGGCCGCTGGGTCTGGCCCGCATTCGGCGGCTTCGACCTGCGGGGGACCGAAAACATTCCCGAGACGGGGCCGTTTCTGCTCATCTCCAACCACCAGAGCGTCCTCGACCCGTTCTTCATCCAGACCTGGCTGCCCAGGCCCGTCCACCCCATGGCCAAGAGCACACAGTTCGCCTCTCCCATATTTTCGGCCGTCATGACGCGTTGCTACGCGTTTCCCGTCCGTCGATTCCAGGTCGACCCCCAGGCCGTCCGCACGGCTCTGCGCAGACTCGCGGCCGGGTATCCGGTCCATATCTACATTGAAGGGGAGAGGACCTGGGACGGCTCTCTCCGACCGCCCCGGCCCGGTACCGTCCGCCTTGCTCTCAAGGCCGGTGTACCCATCCTGCCGTGCGCCGTCGATGGCGCCTATGACGTGTGGCCGCGCTGGGACCGTCGCTTCCGCACCGGCCGCGTCAAGGTCGCCTTCGGCAAGCCGTTCCGGCTTCCCCAGATCGACGACCGCGCACGCAGGGAGGCCGCCGTACCCGAGGCCGGGGCCCGCATCATTGGCGAGATCAGCAGCCTGCTCGGCGTCTCCGTCCCGACCGCACCCGACGACGATACCTGA
- a CDS encoding polyprenol monophosphomannose synthase, which translates to MIPGESRALVIIPTYNERENLPRLVPLVLAQDERIDVLIIDDGSPDGTGQVADELAAESHRIHVMHRSGKLGLGTAYLAGFRWGLDRGYAWLLEMDADFSHDPAHLPQFLEALEHYDLVLGSRYLEGRVTVVNWPIARLLLSYFANTYARVVTGVPLWDATGGFKAFRREVLEAIDLDRVESEGYSFQIEMSLRSWKKGFRIGEIPIVFVDRTTGESKMSGNIIREAVWKVWKLRFLSVMGKL; encoded by the coding sequence GTGATACCGGGCGAGTCGAGGGCGCTGGTCATCATTCCGACCTACAACGAGCGGGAGAACCTCCCGCGGCTGGTGCCGCTCGTCCTGGCGCAGGACGAACGGATCGATGTGCTGATCATCGACGATGGATCTCCCGATGGCACGGGACAGGTCGCCGACGAGCTCGCGGCGGAAAGCCATCGCATACACGTGATGCACCGCTCCGGCAAGCTCGGACTCGGAACCGCTTACCTGGCCGGCTTCCGGTGGGGGCTGGACCGGGGGTATGCCTGGCTGCTCGAGATGGACGCCGACTTCTCGCACGACCCCGCGCATCTGCCCCAGTTCCTGGAAGCGCTCGAGCATTACGACCTCGTGCTCGGATCACGTTACCTGGAGGGCCGCGTCACCGTCGTAAACTGGCCGATCGCGCGCCTCCTCCTTTCCTATTTCGCGAATACGTACGCCCGCGTCGTGACGGGCGTGCCGCTGTGGGACGCGACGGGCGGCTTCAAGGCGTTCCGCAGGGAAGTGCTCGAGGCCATCGACCTGGACCGCGTCGAGTCCGAGGGATACTCCTTCCAGATCGAGATGAGCCTCCGGTCGTGGAAAAAGGGCTTTCGCATCGGCGAGATCCCGATCGTCTTCGTCGATCGCACGACCGGTGAGTCGAAGATGTCCGGAAATATCATTCGTGAGGCCGTCTGGAAGGTCTGGAAGCTGCGCTTTCTCTCCGTGATGGGGAAGCTCTAA
- a CDS encoding lysylphosphatidylglycerol synthase domain-containing protein, producing the protein MRSRTLVIRLLQLALLAAVIWGIYRALAPQLAGLTRADLTRWRPAPVPLVGSFVLLLGVYFSHALLWRRIMSDLGIGRPSVGATMRIYFLSSLGRYVPGKIWLLAGFAVLSRRAGLPPGSATAAALLGQFGFLTTGFLFLGLMLPEWRVAVDRLPAGVPAALPLALGAVLLITGGAVIWLLVATPFGHGFRERLLGRLGQRAGERLGAAFALADRVQPRHAALWATGYALSWVALGTAFALFCGAFYPPALDSPRYLAGTVAASYLIGYLLFVLPAGAGARETAMILLLQQVMPAAGVAVVVSVLSRVWFTAAEIAPLALLPVLRDGRTAELADVAPDTGEEEGTARGGAMDGGVAPNGAAEGKQT; encoded by the coding sequence GTGAGATCCCGCACGCTCGTCATCAGGCTGCTGCAGCTCGCGCTGCTGGCCGCCGTGATCTGGGGGATCTATCGCGCTCTGGCGCCGCAGCTTGCCGGGCTGACCCGGGCCGATCTCACACGCTGGCGGCCCGCTCCCGTTCCGCTCGTCGGCTCCTTCGTCCTGCTGCTGGGCGTCTACTTCAGCCACGCCCTGCTGTGGCGCCGCATCATGAGCGATCTGGGCATCGGACGCCCGTCCGTCGGGGCGACCATGCGCATCTACTTCCTGTCCAGCCTCGGTCGCTACGTGCCGGGCAAGATCTGGCTGCTGGCCGGCTTCGCCGTCCTCTCACGCCGGGCAGGCCTGCCACCCGGCTCCGCGACCGCCGCCGCGCTGCTCGGTCAGTTCGGTTTCCTGACCACCGGCTTCCTCTTTCTGGGTCTGATGCTCCCCGAATGGCGCGTCGCCGTCGACCGGCTTCCGGCCGGGGTGCCGGCCGCCCTCCCGCTCGCTCTCGGCGCGGTGCTGCTGATCACGGGCGGGGCCGTCATATGGCTGCTGGTGGCCACACCGTTCGGCCACGGCTTCCGTGAGCGTCTCCTCGGGCGGCTGGGCCAGCGTGCGGGGGAGCGACTGGGGGCCGCATTCGCTCTCGCCGACCGTGTACAGCCGCGGCATGCCGCCCTGTGGGCTACCGGCTACGCCCTCTCCTGGGTTGCTCTCGGCACTGCGTTCGCACTGTTCTGCGGTGCCTTCTATCCGCCGGCCCTCGACTCGCCCCGATACCTCGCCGGGACCGTCGCCGCCTCCTATCTGATCGGCTATCTTCTGTTCGTCCTGCCCGCGGGCGCGGGCGCCCGCGAGACTGCGATGATCCTGCTACTCCAACAGGTGATGCCCGCCGCCGGCGTCGCCGTCGTGGTCAGCGTCCTGTCGCGCGTCTGGTTCACGGCGGCGGAGATCGCGCCGCTCGCCCTGCTGCCCGTCCTGCGGGATGGTCGGACGGCGGAATTGGCGGACGTTGCACCGGACACAGGTGAAGAGGAGGGCACCGCGCGGGGCGGTGCCATGGATGGCGGTGTCGCTCCGAACGGCGCCGCGGAGGGGAAGCAGACGTGA
- a CDS encoding class I SAM-dependent methyltransferase has translation MRKELTAYDVADHYDDAYFADLSARYRTRNRFARRRIRNVFSLLPDLAGRTLVDLGCGMGTFTIEAASRGAFAIGIDPAPAAVRAAGAVADAESAINACFVRADAVRLPLDDGAADVVLAADLTEHLDDVTLARILREAGRVLAPGGRLVLYTPDRHHFFERLRDRGIMKQDPSHIGVRSAAELRAAVESAGFDVERSVWLPSHLPGLDLAERTLARALPLLRRRIGLVAIRRERRA, from the coding sequence ATGAGGAAGGAGCTGACGGCATACGATGTCGCGGATCATTACGACGACGCGTATTTCGCGGACCTGAGCGCGCGGTATCGGACGCGGAACCGGTTCGCCCGGCGACGGATCCGTAACGTGTTCTCGCTGCTGCCTGACCTCGCGGGGCGCACGCTGGTGGACCTGGGCTGCGGCATGGGGACGTTCACGATCGAGGCTGCGAGCCGGGGTGCGTTCGCCATCGGTATCGACCCGGCGCCGGCCGCGGTGCGCGCGGCGGGCGCCGTCGCCGACGCCGAGAGCGCGATCAACGCATGCTTCGTCCGTGCCGACGCGGTGCGGCTGCCGCTCGACGACGGCGCGGCCGACGTAGTGCTCGCGGCCGACCTGACCGAACACCTGGACGACGTAACGCTCGCCCGCATCCTGCGCGAGGCCGGGCGCGTACTGGCCCCGGGCGGCCGCCTGGTGCTGTACACGCCCGACCGCCACCACTTCTTCGAACGGCTGCGCGACCGCGGCATCATGAAGCAGGATCCCTCGCACATCGGTGTGCGGAGCGCGGCGGAGCTGCGGGCCGCCGTCGAGAGCGCGGGGTTCGATGTGGAACGCTCGGTGTGGCTGCCTTCACACCTGCCCGGCCTGGACCTCGCCGAGCGCACGCTGGCGCGGGCCCTGCCGCTGCTGCGGCGTCGGATCGGCCTCGTCGCGATCCGTCGCGAACGACGGGCGTGA